Part of the Pedobacter roseus genome is shown below.
GCAAACCGGCACTTTAAAGCAGGATTACCTTAAAGCTTTGATGCATAAAAAAATCAATGCGTTATGTTTTGAAAATCTCCGCGACGAAGGTAATATTTTGAGCGTAGTAAGAGCCATGAGCGAAATTGTTGGCTCTACCTCTATATTAATCGCTGCCGAGTACCTGAGTAATGTAACAGGAGGTAAAGGACTAATGTTAGGAGGTTTTACTGGTGTGCCGCCGACTGAGATTGTTATTTTAGGTGCAGGCACCGTTGGCGAATATGCAGCAAGGACAGCTTTGGCCTTAGGTGCCGAGGTGAAGGTTTTTGATAGTTCAATTTACCGTTTACGCCGCTTACAGAATAATTTAGGCAGCAGGGTATTTACCTCAGTAATGCAGCCTATCGTATTGAATAAAGCCATTATAACCTGTGATGTAGTGATTGGCGCTATCCGTGCCAGTCATGGCCGTAGCCCTTGTGTGGTAATGGAAGAAACTGTTGCGCGGATGAAACCACACTCTGTGGTAATTGATGTAAGTATTGATCAGGGTGGCTGTTTCGAAACTTCTGAAGTAACCAACCATACCAATCCGGTTTTCAGGAAATATGACGTGATCCATTACTGTGTACCCAATATTGCCTCGCGTGTGCCAAGAACGGCTTCTTATGCCTTAACTAATATTTTTGCGCCTATTTTATTGGATATTGGCGAATATGGAGGTTTAATGAACATGGTTTGGAACAACCCGGGTATCCGCGAAGCACTGTATATTTACCAGGGAAACTGTACCAATAAAGACCTGGCCGATATGTTTAATCTGCCGTTCAAGGATCTTGAACTGTTGGTGGTTTCGAATCAATAAAAGATGTAAGATGGACAATGTAAGACGGATGATGTGAGATGGAAATATCTTGATACTTGTATCTAACATCTTGATACTTATTTCTTATGCTACTAAAATATGAAATTCAATCTGCTAGCTTTATTCTTTTTACTCTCGGTTGCTGTAAATGCCCAAAATAAACCAGTTGCGAAAAAAAAGCTGTTTATAGTAAATTCTTACAATCAATACCTGGCTTCTGTAAAATCGAATCCGAATAACGAGTTGGTTGAAATCAAAAAAGCCATTCCAAATATTAGGCTTGATATCCGCTACGCTACCAGGAATAATTTTATGCAACAGGTGATGTACAAACAGGCGAGGGCTTTTGCCCGGAAACCTGTGGTAGATGCCTTAAAGAAAATCCAAAAGGAATTAAATAAAAAAGGCTACGGTTTAAAAATATTCGATGGTTATCGTCCTTATGCCATTACGGTTGAGTTTTATAAAAAAGCAAGCGATAAAAATTTTGTGGCCAATCCGGCAAAAGGATCTAAACATAATAGGGGCTGCGCGGTAGATTTAACACTAATCAATCTGAAAACAGGTAAAGAATTGGTGATGCCAACGCCTTACGATAGTTTTTCGGCTGCTGCAGCGGCAAAATATGAAAAGGTATCACCCGAAGCCAGGAAAAACCGCGATTTCCTCATCGCCATCATGGGCAAGTATAACATGAATGTACTGGAAAACGAATGGTGGCATTACGATTTCTCGGGGTGGAGAGGATATGATTTAATGGATATTCCTTTCGAGAAATTGTAGTTCATTAGTTCAATTGTCATTGGTTCATTAATGGGAATAACCTTAATTTTCTTAACTGCTTAATGGTCACCAGACTGAGAGCGTATAGCATACTTTTGTCATTTCTATCCGATCGCGTCAGGTGGTAACAACTGACATCACTTGAATTACAAATGGTGTGGCCTGCCATATTGATCCATTTTAACCTTTGCTTTATCTTCTTTTACCGATAATTCGAAAATGTAATCATAATCATCGTCGGTTAATTCTTCTTTTGGTCTTTTACCACCAAGGGCTTCAATAATTTCGAGTACAGTATTGGAATGGGCTGCAACCATCACGGTTTTACCCACATAATTGGTTTTGATGCTATCCACAAGCGATTTAATGTCTTTATAGTTAATCACTTTTGGGATCACCAATGAATCTAAGGTTTGATGGGTTCTTTTCGTTGGCGTGGCGAAGGCAACATCAAATTTTACCTTTTTTAAATATTTTGCTAAATCGGCGACACGGATTTTTCCTTCATCCGATAGGCTAGGGTCAGTATCCTGTGGGTTTGATTTATCCTTTTCAGCATGTCTAACAATCCAGACGGTGGTGGTTTGTGCAGAAATTACATTAATAAAAAGTAGGCTTAACGACAGGAATACGAACAGTTTTTTCATGTCATAAATATTGAAAAATTAATTGGATAAGAAAAGGTTAAAAATTTATGGCAGCGATTAGCTTTTCTATATCTTCTTTTTCATGCCAGCTGCTCAAAACAATTCGATTTATCGGTTCAGATTCGGGCTTTGGGTAAGGAAAAGATGAAATCAGGATATTTTTTTTTAATAAGTCATCCACTAAAGTAGCATCCTGAGATAAGAATGCAGGAAATCCTGATTCAAATGCCCAGGTTGTATTTAAATTGGCTGTAAGTAAAGCTACATTTTCATGCAACTTTTTCAAGGCTTCACGATATATATATTCACCATGGATAAAAGCAAAAAGACTGGCTGCAGATGGAGGGGATGCCCCAACAAAAATGTTGCTGTTTTTTAGCTTTTCAATAATTGCATTCGAGCCCAAAACCAACCCGGCATCTACTCCAAGCGCTTTTGCCATAGAGGCCACAACTACCCGTTCGATATTAGCTTTAAGCGGAAGGTTGATAAATGCACCGATTCCATTATTGTTAATACCGATGCCATGTGAGTCATCAACAATTAAAATGATCTCTTTTTCCGCCTGTATTTCGGTTAAAAAGTTAAAATCATAAATTTCAGGAAAAAGATTGTTCATGGAGTTGCTGATCAGCACCCATTTTTTCTCTCCGGACGTATTGATAAGGTTTATCGTTTCCTTCTTCCAGTTATTAAAGGTTTGCTGATTTGCCGGCTGATCAGTTAACCAGAGCGCAGGGTGAGTAGCCGGAGCATAAATTACTTTACCTAATGCAGATAAAGCTTTAACGGTAAGCTGCGCGGCTAAATATCCGCTAGATGTAATGAGCGCAGCTTCTGTTCCATATCGTGCTGCAGCTACTTTTTCTGCCTCATCGTAAATACCCAGTTGAATATTGTTGGTACGGCTGGTGCCGTTATTTAATCCAAATTTTTTTACTCCTTCAATATATAAATCAATGAAATCCTGATTTTGTGGAATGCCCAAATAAGCCGTTCCGCCAAAATACAAATAGGAGGTACCATCAATGTTTATTTTGTTCGAAAAGGGTTTGTCAATTGATTTAAAATCTGGCATTAAAAATTATCATGTATGTAAGTTACTATCCTCACCATTTCTGCCCTTACCTCGGCAGTAGGTTTTACAAAATTATTGTTCATGAAAGAATAAATATAGGTTTTTCCTTTTTTGGTTAATACGTACCCACTTTGATTATGAACACCACCGAGTGACCCTGTTTTGCCGTAAACAAAGGGTTTATCAGTTTTTGGGTAAGCACTTTTTAAAGTACCGCTTTTTCCTCCGGCAGGCAGCATATCAAAAAGCTTCTCCGGATTGTTTACCAGCTTATAAATGGAATCGAGTAAGTATACATTATCGCGGGGTGTAAATAAATCTTGGCGCGATAACCCCGAGCCATCTACCCATTTAACTTTATCGGGCAAAAAGGAAAGGTAATTTTTGGTAATGTGCTGGATAGCTTTTACGGTACTCAAGGTATCGCCAATCTGGTTGGAACATACAAGCAACAAGTGTTCGGCTATAAAATTATCGCTGGGTAACATCATGTGTTTTAAAACCGAATCGCGTTTTGCACCCTGCAAAGTTTTGGCATCTGAGGGGATTTTAAGATCGATAAGGCCAACAGGTTTGTGCAGGGTATCAGATAATACTTCAACGGTAACCTGTGCACTTGTTTTATAAGGATTTTGCTGATTATAACCTGGTTTAACAGCAACGGCAGGATAATGAAAGTTATTGGTTAAAAAATCGCGTGTTACCTGGAAATTGCCTGTGGTTTTTGTCGAATCTACTTTAAAGCACGGAGCAAAAACCCTGGGCTCAATGTTGATTTTATTAGAACCCGCATAAGTAGAAGTTACCATATTATCCATAATAGGCATCTCGGTAATTTCGGGCTGGTAATAATAATCGTAATCATCCCAGGCCCAGCCATCGCCAAAAAAAGTACCCGAATAACGGCCCGGGGCAAAAAACAGCTTTTTATTAGAGGCAAGCAGGAAATTATAAGCGGATTTATCTTTCACGGCAAACTGCAGAAATGAAGGATCGCCTGTTCCCCAAAAAATTAACGAGTCGTTCCTTTCGATATATCTTAATGCCGGCATTAAATCGGGCAGCATTTTTAAACTGGCAAAAAAGGTGTAAAGTTTCGTGTTAGAGGCTGGTGTAAAATATTTATCGGCATCTTTCTCAAAAATCATCTTTTTATCGGTAGGGTTGTAAAGCGCAAAACCAACCTGGTACTGCTTGATTAACTGCGAGTTTTTAAATTCTTTAGCTACTTTTTTCGAAATAATTTTATTGGTAGAACAAGCCGTCAGCAAACAAATGGATAACGCAAATACCAGAAAAGTGAGATTTTGATTTTTTAACCGGAACATCTTCTAAATTTAGGGACATAATTATCAACTAATTTATTAAATTTAGTTTAATGTTAACCAAATATAGTCCCGGTGTAATAATCTGTTTACGTAAACTAATCATTTGCCTGGGCCTGGTATTTCTTTTTTTTTCTGCCATGGGGCAGGAATTCCTGTTTAAAAGGAACCGGCAAAAGCAATCTATTACTTTTAAATGCATTAAAAACCTGATTGTTATTCCTGTTTATGTAGATGGTAAAGGCCCTTTTGATTTTGTGCTCGATACCGGGGTTGGCCCGATGATTATTACCGACCCATCTATTATCGATTCGTTAAACTTTAACATGCTCCGTAAAATTAAAGTTTCGGGACTGGGCATAGAAACGGTTGAAGCTTATGTTTCGCAAAGTTTGGATGTAAAAGTAGGGAGCGCTACTATAGAACACATCCCAACGGCCATTTTAAAAGAAGATCTTTTTAATTTATCGGGCCATTTAGGACTTAAGATTTATGGATTACTGGGCTATAGCTTTTTTAGCAGCTTTATTGTGGATATACGGTACAGCGAAAACAGGTTGATTATTTACGATCGTGATGCAAAAGTTAAATACCGCGGAAAGAAAATCCCGATTGAAATCGAAAACCAGAAACCTTACATTGTTGGAAGTGTTGAACTGCCGGATGGAAAATCGATCAGCGCCAGGTTTTTAATGGATACCGGTGCAAGTCATGCGCTTTCCCTCGAAATGTTGCAGGGCAGTGAATATCCTTTGCCCGAAAAAAAAATAAAGGCCAATTTGGGGATGAGCCTCAGCGGACAGATTAAAGGTTACATCGGCCGGGTGGGTAAATTTAGTTTAGGAAGTTATGTTTTTAATGATGTTGTTGTCGGATTCCCGGATTTTAAAACCATTGCAGAAAAAATAGACCTATCCAAAAGGAATGGAAATTTAGGAGCCGATCTGCTGCGGAAATTCAATATCCAGTTTAATTACGAAGAAGGCTTTATTTATGTTAAACCGAACGCCTTTAGCAAGGCACCTTTTGAGCACGATATGGTGGGAATGGTCATTTATCTTGATCAAAAGGAATATAAAAGGGTAATTATTGGAGAAATTGATGAAAACAGTCCTGCTGAAAAGGCAGGCCTTTGTCCCGATGACGAAATAATTGCGGTTAATTTTAAAGGTATTGAAACTTATAGCCTGAACGATCTTACCGAATTATTCAAGTCAAAGGCCGATAGAAGTTTGATTTTTGAGATTTATAGGGGTAAAGAAGTTTTTTTTAAGGTAGTACATCTCGAAAAGAGGATTTAAATAGCGTAATTTTCCAGTTACAAAACAATTGCTGTGTAACAAGGCTCTAACTTTAACCTCTTAT
Proteins encoded:
- a CDS encoding aminotransferase class I/II-fold pyridoxal phosphate-dependent enzyme, producing the protein MPDFKSIDKPFSNKINIDGTSYLYFGGTAYLGIPQNQDFIDLYIEGVKKFGLNNGTSRTNNIQLGIYDEAEKVAAARYGTEAALITSSGYLAAQLTVKALSALGKVIYAPATHPALWLTDQPANQQTFNNWKKETINLINTSGEKKWVLISNSMNNLFPEIYDFNFLTEIQAEKEIILIVDDSHGIGINNNGIGAFINLPLKANIERVVVASMAKALGVDAGLVLGSNAIIEKLKNSNIFVGASPPSAASLFAFIHGEYIYREALKKLHENVALLTANLNTTWAFESGFPAFLSQDATLVDDLLKKNILISSFPYPKPESEPINRIVLSSWHEKEDIEKLIAAINF
- a CDS encoding alanine dehydrogenase, encoding MATGLREGMADIARQGLLQTQEAKLETSKKKNSLYIGIPKEISFQENRIALTPLSVALLVNNGHRVVLETGAGIAANFSDTEYAEQGAKIAYDKKEVFDADILVKIAPPMLEEIELMHKGQTLISSLQTGTLKQDYLKALMHKKINALCFENLRDEGNILSVVRAMSEIVGSTSILIAAEYLSNVTGGKGLMLGGFTGVPPTEIVILGAGTVGEYAARTALALGAEVKVFDSSIYRLRRLQNNLGSRVFTSVMQPIVLNKAIITCDVVIGAIRASHGRSPCVVMEETVARMKPHSVVIDVSIDQGGCFETSEVTNHTNPVFRKYDVIHYCVPNIASRVPRTASYALTNIFAPILLDIGEYGGLMNMVWNNPGIREALYIYQGNCTNKDLADMFNLPFKDLELLVVSNQ
- a CDS encoding phosphoglycerate mutase family protein → MKKLFVFLSLSLLFINVISAQTTTVWIVRHAEKDKSNPQDTDPSLSDEGKIRVADLAKYLKKVKFDVAFATPTKRTHQTLDSLVIPKVINYKDIKSLVDSIKTNYVGKTVMVAAHSNTVLEIIEALGGKRPKEELTDDDYDYIFELSVKEDKAKVKMDQYGRPHHL
- a CDS encoding aspartyl protease family protein, translated to MLTKYSPGVIICLRKLIICLGLVFLFFSAMGQEFLFKRNRQKQSITFKCIKNLIVIPVYVDGKGPFDFVLDTGVGPMIITDPSIIDSLNFNMLRKIKVSGLGIETVEAYVSQSLDVKVGSATIEHIPTAILKEDLFNLSGHLGLKIYGLLGYSFFSSFIVDIRYSENRLIIYDRDAKVKYRGKKIPIEIENQKPYIVGSVELPDGKSISARFLMDTGASHALSLEMLQGSEYPLPEKKIKANLGMSLSGQIKGYIGRVGKFSLGSYVFNDVVVGFPDFKTIAEKIDLSKRNGNLGADLLRKFNIQFNYEEGFIYVKPNAFSKAPFEHDMVGMVIYLDQKEYKRVIIGEIDENSPAEKAGLCPDDEIIAVNFKGIETYSLNDLTELFKSKADRSLIFEIYRGKEVFFKVVHLEKRI
- a CDS encoding M15 family metallopeptidase, with the protein product MKFNLLALFFLLSVAVNAQNKPVAKKKLFIVNSYNQYLASVKSNPNNELVEIKKAIPNIRLDIRYATRNNFMQQVMYKQARAFARKPVVDALKKIQKELNKKGYGLKIFDGYRPYAITVEFYKKASDKNFVANPAKGSKHNRGCAVDLTLINLKTGKELVMPTPYDSFSAAAAAKYEKVSPEARKNRDFLIAIMGKYNMNVLENEWWHYDFSGWRGYDLMDIPFEKL
- a CDS encoding D-alanyl-D-alanine carboxypeptidase; this encodes MFRLKNQNLTFLVFALSICLLTACSTNKIISKKVAKEFKNSQLIKQYQVGFALYNPTDKKMIFEKDADKYFTPASNTKLYTFFASLKMLPDLMPALRYIERNDSLIFWGTGDPSFLQFAVKDKSAYNFLLASNKKLFFAPGRYSGTFFGDGWAWDDYDYYYQPEITEMPIMDNMVTSTYAGSNKINIEPRVFAPCFKVDSTKTTGNFQVTRDFLTNNFHYPAVAVKPGYNQQNPYKTSAQVTVEVLSDTLHKPVGLIDLKIPSDAKTLQGAKRDSVLKHMMLPSDNFIAEHLLLVCSNQIGDTLSTVKAIQHITKNYLSFLPDKVKWVDGSGLSRQDLFTPRDNVYLLDSIYKLVNNPEKLFDMLPAGGKSGTLKSAYPKTDKPFVYGKTGSLGGVHNQSGYVLTKKGKTYIYSFMNNNFVKPTAEVRAEMVRIVTYIHDNF